Proteins found in one Cervus canadensis isolate Bull #8, Minnesota chromosome 24, ASM1932006v1, whole genome shotgun sequence genomic segment:
- the LOC122426270 gene encoding hepatoma-derived growth factor-related protein 3-like: MASPRPREYKAGDLVLAKMEGSPHWPTRIDELPEGAVKPPANKYPIFSFGTHETAFLGPKDLFPYKEYKDKFGKSNKRKGFNEGLWEIENNPGVKFTGYQAIQQQSSSETEGEGGNTTDASSEEEGDRVEEDGKGKRKSEKAGSKRKKSYTSKKSSKQSRKSPGDEDDKDCKEEENKSSSEGGDAGNDTRNTTSDLQKTSEGT, encoded by the coding sequence ATGGCGAGTCCACGGCCCCGCGAGTACAAGGCGGGTGACCTGGTCCTCGCCAAGATGGAGGGCTCCCCGCACTGGCCCACCCGGATCGATGAACTCCCAGAGGGAGCTGTGAAGCCTCCAGCCAATAAGTACCCTATCTTCTCTTTTGGCACCCATGAAACTGCTTTTCTAGGTCCCAAAGACCTCTTCCCTTATAAGGAATACAAAGACAAGTTTGGAAAATCAAACAAACGGAAAGGATTTAATGAAGGATTGTGGGAAATAGAAAATAACCCAGGAGTAAAGTTTACTGGATACCAGGCAATTCAGCAACAGAGCTCTTCAGAAACCGAGGGAGAAGGTGGGAATACCACTGACGCAAGCAGTGAGGAAGAAGGCGACAGAGTAGaggaagatggaaaaggcaaaagaaagagtgaaaaagcaggctcaAAGCGGAAAAAGTCATACACTTCAAAGAAATCCTCTAAACAGTCCCGGAAATCTCCAGGAGACGAAGATGACAAGGActgcaaagaagaagaaaataaaagcagctcTGAGGGTGGAGATGCCGGCAATGACACAAGAAACACAACTTCAGACTTGCAAAAAACCAGTGAAGGGACCTAA